A single genomic interval of Macadamia integrifolia cultivar HAES 741 chromosome 6, SCU_Mint_v3, whole genome shotgun sequence harbors:
- the LOC122081473 gene encoding protein ROOT INITIATION DEFECTIVE 3-like isoform X1: protein MEVVIASSPVDAGISCWDLNSGTEHLRHRTCASAPHGLTCVGRRFLASSQLRDSSLSSGSILYWSWNKPQVEVKSFPAEPINPLVSNSEGTYLIGGGSSGDIYFWEVSSGTLLKRWHAHYRAVTCLVLSEDESLLISGAEDGCVRVWSLLMMFDDIGMEAAKHQYEHGFSEHTLRVTDVISGHGGCNAVIVSASEDRTCKVWSLSKGKLLRTVEFPSIIDAIALDPGEHVFYAGSRDGKIFAGALNAESPSSSCYGKHITGSLSDHSKAVTCLAFSSNGTLLVSGSEDGLLRVWDTKTHNIVRIFRHTKGTIVLKYCFVA, encoded by the exons ATGGAAGTAGTAATCGCCTCGTCACCCGTCGATGCTGGTATCAGTTGCTGGGACTTGAATTCCGGCACAGAGCATCTCCGTCATCGAACATGCGCCTCTGCTCCTCATGGCCTCACTTGTGTGGGGCGTCGCTTTCTTGCATCTTCGCAGCTTCGAGACTCTTCTTTATCATCTGGCTCCATTCTCTACTGGTCCTGGAACAAG CCTCAGGTTGAAGTTAAAAGCTTTCCTGCTGAGCCAATTAATCCACTTGTTTCTAATAGTGAAGGCACATATCTGATTGGGGGAGGATCATCTGGTGACATTTATTTTTGGGAG GTTTCTAGTGGCACACTACTTAAGAGGTGGCATGCTCATTACAGAGCTGTTACTTGCTTAGTACTATCGGAAGATGAATCACTGTTAATTTCTGGGGCAGAGGATGGATGTGTCAGAGTCTGGTCCCTTCTCAT GATGTTTGATGATATTGGGATGGAAGCAGCAAAACATCAATATGAACATGGTTTCTCTGAACACACTTTGCGTGTGACAGATGTTATTTCAGGTCATGGAGGGTGCAATGCAGTTATTGTGTCTGCTTCTGAGGATCGAACGTGTAAG GTTTGGAGCCTATCCAAGGGAAAGTTGTTGAGAACTGTTGAGTTCCCCTCTATAATTGATGCAATTGCACTGGATCCCGGTGAACATGTATTTTATGCTGGCAGTAGAGATGGGAAGATATTTGCTGGTGCACTTAATGCTGAAAGCCCATCTAGCAGCTGTTATGGGAAGCATATTACTGGTTCACTGTCTGATCACAG TAAGGCAGTGACTTGCTTGGCATTCAGTTCAAATGGAACTTTATTAGTATCAGGATCAGAGGATGGTTTGCTTCGAGTTTGGGACACTAAAACCCATAACATTGTTCGTATCTTTAGACATACAAAAGGTACCATCGTTCTGAAATACTGCTTTGTTGCCTAA
- the LOC122081473 gene encoding protein ROOT INITIATION DEFECTIVE 3-like isoform X2 — MEVVIASSPVDAGISCWDLNSGTEHLRHRTCASAPHGLTCVGRRFLASSQLRDSSLSSGSILYWSWNKPQVEVKSFPAEPINPLVSNSEGTYLIGGGSSGDIYFWEVSSGTLLKRWHAHYRAVTCLVLSEDESLLISGAEDGCVRVWSLLMMFDDIGMEAAKHQYEHGFSEHTLRVTDVISGHGGCNAVIVSASEDRTCKVWSLSKGKLLRTVEFPSIIDAIALDPGEHVFYAGSRDGKIFAGALNAESPSSSCYGKHITGSLSDHREERRRNRLKKMERTRVLDD; from the exons ATGGAAGTAGTAATCGCCTCGTCACCCGTCGATGCTGGTATCAGTTGCTGGGACTTGAATTCCGGCACAGAGCATCTCCGTCATCGAACATGCGCCTCTGCTCCTCATGGCCTCACTTGTGTGGGGCGTCGCTTTCTTGCATCTTCGCAGCTTCGAGACTCTTCTTTATCATCTGGCTCCATTCTCTACTGGTCCTGGAACAAG CCTCAGGTTGAAGTTAAAAGCTTTCCTGCTGAGCCAATTAATCCACTTGTTTCTAATAGTGAAGGCACATATCTGATTGGGGGAGGATCATCTGGTGACATTTATTTTTGGGAG GTTTCTAGTGGCACACTACTTAAGAGGTGGCATGCTCATTACAGAGCTGTTACTTGCTTAGTACTATCGGAAGATGAATCACTGTTAATTTCTGGGGCAGAGGATGGATGTGTCAGAGTCTGGTCCCTTCTCAT GATGTTTGATGATATTGGGATGGAAGCAGCAAAACATCAATATGAACATGGTTTCTCTGAACACACTTTGCGTGTGACAGATGTTATTTCAGGTCATGGAGGGTGCAATGCAGTTATTGTGTCTGCTTCTGAGGATCGAACGTGTAAG GTTTGGAGCCTATCCAAGGGAAAGTTGTTGAGAACTGTTGAGTTCCCCTCTATAATTGATGCAATTGCACTGGATCCCGGTGAACATGTATTTTATGCTGGCAGTAGAGATGGGAAGATATTTGCTGGTGCACTTAATGCTGAAAGCCCATCTAGCAGCTGTTATGGGAAGCATATTACTGGTTCACTGTCTGATCACAG agaagaaagaagaaggaacagACTCAAAAAGATGGAGAGAACTAGAGTACTAGATGACTag
- the LOC122081056 gene encoding heat stress transcription factor B-4-like has product MALMLDNCEGIILSLDSHKSVPAPFLTKTYQLVDDSSTDHIVSWGEDDTTFVVWRPPEFARDLLPNYFKHNNFSSFVRQLNTYGFRKIVPDRWEFAHEFFKKGEKHLLCEIHRRKTSQPQVPINHHHHPHSPIGGSGGGPAFFPFTNRVSISPSDSDEQANWCDSSPLSSPSGGGVVGGGGGGGSVSTSSSVMALSEDNERLRRSNSMLISELAHMRKLYNDIIYFVQNHVRPVTPSNSYPSHHLLISNNNYPSSSSPSTMLPTPTPALVQKPLHQFLGFYHSAPKQVQQVKGSFNSSSTTMDSITMLTQEANNNNSTSRLTKLFGVPLHSKKRLHPEPTSPPTSKARLVLSTDELGLNLMPPSLC; this is encoded by the exons ATGGCTCTGATGCTGGACAATTGCGAAGGGATCATACTGTCTCTGGACTCACACAAGTCGGTACCGGCACCCTTCCTCACAAAAACCTACCAACTGGTGGATGATTCCAGCACCGATCACATCGTCTCTTGGGGAGAAGACGATACTACCTTTGTGGTCTGGCGTCCACCTGAATTTGCTCGTGATCTCCTTCCCAACTACTTCAAGCACAACAACTTCTCTAGCTTCGTCCGTCAGCTCAACACCTAC GGATTCAGGAAGATTGTCCCTGACCGCTGGGAGTTCGCTCACGAATTCTTCAAGAAAGGAGAGAAGCATTTGTTATGCGAGATCCATAGAAGAAAGACATCTCAACCCCAAGTTCCAataaaccaccaccaccacccacaTTCGCCAATCGGTGGCAGTGGTGGCGGGCCTGCTTTCTTCCCATTCACTAACCGAGTTAGTATCTCCCCTTCCGACTCAGACGAACAAGCCAATTGGTGTGATTCTTCCCCGCTTTCATCTCCTAGCGGAGGTGGAGTtgtaggaggaggaggaggaggaggcagTGTCAGTACCAGCAGCTCGGTGATGGCGCTGTCGGAGGATAATGAGAGACTCCGGAGGAGCAACTCGATGCTGATATCTGAGCTGGCTCACATGAGGAAGCTTTACAATGATATCATCTACTTTGTGCAAAACCATGTGAGGCCTGTCACTCCTAGCAACTCTTATccttctcatcatcttcttatcTCCAACAAtaattacccttcttcttcttcaccatcTACTATGCTTCCTACTCCCACACCAGCCTTGGTGCAAAAGCCTCTTCACCAGTTCCTTGGGTTCTATCACTCGGCACCTAAACAAGTTCAACAAGTGAAGGGTTCGTTCAACTCCTCTAGTACTACTATGGACTCCATAACGATGCTTACTCAAGAAGCCAACAACAACAATAGTACTAGTCGGTTAACGAAGCTTTTTGGAGTTCCTCTTCATTCTAAGAAGAGATTGCACCCGGAACCCACGTCTCCTCCGACGAGCAAAGCTCGTTTAGTATTGTCTACGGATGAGTTAGGGTTAAATCTCATGCCTCCCTCTCTCTGCTAG